The nucleotide sequence TAAGCCGCTATAAACACTGCCGGCTCTGTCCAGTCTATGCCCGACGGCGCGGTGATGAACTTGTAGAGATGCGGCACACTGTCAACACCCTCGTGCGTCTCTGGGGCGGGTTTATGGGCCGGGTGGACCAGGTGGTCTCTGGGGTGCTGCAGACTTCGGAAGCCTCGCAAGGGCCGTCGTCACTGGGCCAAGTGAGCGCTTCCCTAGAATACATGGCCGGCCTGACCGCTTTTAGCCACGACATCCAGGGCGTTTATAACCGATGGGAAGTTTACAATATTTTAGGCGATGCCTGCCAACGCAGCCTGGGACTGGGGCAGTTCGCCATCCTGGAGTTCGCCGCCGACGGGCTTGCGACCAACGTCGCTGCCAACTGTTTCGCCGCCACCGACGCGCTATGTTCGGAGATGTTCGCCAGCCCTGAACTGTGCCGGGCCAAGCGCCTGGGCAAACCGGTCTTTTCCGAACCGACCCCGGCCCTATGCCCCTTTTTCCATGTCGATCCAACTACCCATGTCCGATGCTGTCTGCCCATGGTCATGGGCGGGGCTGTGGGCGGCGTAATGACCTTTGTGACCGAGGCCGCAGCCTTTGCGAGCAAACGCTTGGCATTGTCCATCGTGCAGAAATACCTGACAGAATGTGCCCCGGTTCTTACTTCGCTCAATCTGTTGGAAATAACCCGAGAACAATCCCTGCGCGATCCGCTGACCGGCCTGCACAATCGCCGTTTCCTCGACAGCTACGTGCATCATTACGAAGAAATCTCACGGCGCACGGAAAAACGCGTCGGGTTTCTCATGGTTGATGTGGATTATTTCAAGCAGGTCAATGATAAATACGGACATCTGGCTGGAGACGCGGTCCTTAAGGAACTCTCCGGCCTAGTGCGCCAGACGGTGCGGGCCGCCGATCTGGCGGTGCGCTTTGGCGGCGAGGAATTTCTCATTCTACTCCATGAAGTGCGCCCGAATTTCACCGCCGTGGTGGCGGAAAAGATCCGCCAGACTGTCGAAGCCCACGCTTTCCCCCTGCCAAATGGCACGACCATCCACAAAACCGTCAGCGTCGGTTTCGCCGAATACCCGACAGACGCCGCTTCCTTTTATAAGGCCATAAAATTTGCCGATGTGGCCCTGTACAAAGCCAAGGAAGGCGGGCGAAACAAAGTGCTTTGCTTTGAGCAGAGCATGTGGCGCGACCAGGAATACTAGCAGCAGCCTTTTAAAAACATATTTTCCTGAATCCGTAGCCGCGTAGCTTGAAATCTCTCTTTGCCACCAACGAGGTGATTTTCAATGGTCCTTTCAGCCCTTTCTGCTCTTCCCAGGCCTGGCCGATCATCCCAACCCGTTTGGAGCCGACGCCCGACACATCGATGAGCTTCTGGATGTCTGCTTCAATGACGTCCAGAGTAGCCTCCCCGAACAGCTTGACGATCCTTTTTGCCATGACCGGGCCGATGCCCTTGATGAGCCAGATCCGAGGCACTTCTCAATTCCGTGGACAGAGGCAGGAGTAGTCGTCTTGTAATATGCAAGTTTGAACTGCTCGCCGAACTTGGGGTGATTGGACCACTCCCCCTTCATCTTGATGATCTCACCCGGGAGAACGTCGTCCCAAGCAGCTAGAACTACCGCCCTAGCCCCATCGTCGGGGAGACGGTCAACGCACGAGTCTGTTGCGTCCGCCGGTTTTAGCGGCGTAGAGCTTCTCGTCGGCGACTTTGAGGAGATCCTCGAATCGCCCCAAATCCTCCTCGACCAGGCCGATACTGACAGTGAAGCATATCGTTGCGTCGGTCGTCTCCAGCTTTGATTCGTAAGCGCTCAATAAGGCGCGTCTTGTTAGGGCGAGCAGGAAGCAGGATAAGCTCAGGCAGGTATGATGAGGCTTTGAGGATCGCTGTACTGGGGCAGGAGGGCCTTGCGTTGGGCGTCAGTGGTTGCCGCCGGCAAGTGCTCGAAGAGGTGGCGCAGGTAGCGGTATGGCTCCAGCCCGTTGGCCTTGGCCGTTTCGATGAGGGAGTAGATGGTGGCCGAGGCGTCGGC is from Solidesulfovibrio magneticus RS-1 and encodes:
- a CDS encoding diguanylate cyclase → MTLAFIFQRYQDMVVVESVDSRLSVFQHWIQDKITNEFDVLLSEVSPLAAMPEVIESMRQRDKDHLVRYILPYTERLRATTGRESLYFHFHLPPAVSFLRTWDVDAAGADLTDIRPIVVKANKYRSPFRGIEVGPGGAAMRAIIPLNDGSGEHIGTVEAATSLENLLETTALPPYFGAMLLLDKRFESVLGQNRIRGVHGKWIVGRGFSLPQENRVLEALDNAGVPERLGNAFYRFLPLEDFEGRAIGGILLGYDSMALFKSTVSESLVFGLIFLLGAMVLWFHIYWNVARVKLFLTHLERVLGNTVSGDFTGRLDTTPVHCLDILHCTKTDCPVYHDPMRICYLETGSEALSAVSRNTCIFLSRYKHCRLCPVYARRRGDELVEMRHTVNTLVRLWGGFMGRVDQVVSGVLQTSEASQGPSSLGQVSASLEYMAGLTAFSHDIQGVYNRWEVYNILGDACQRSLGLGQFAILEFAADGLATNVAANCFAATDALCSEMFASPELCRAKRLGKPVFSEPTPALCPFFHVDPTTHVRCCLPMVMGGAVGGVMTFVTEAAAFASKRLALSIVQKYLTECAPVLTSLNLLEITREQSLRDPLTGLHNRRFLDSYVHHYEEISRRTEKRVGFLMVDVDYFKQVNDKYGHLAGDAVLKELSGLVRQTVRAADLAVRFGGEEFLILLHEVRPNFTAVVAEKIRQTVEAHAFPLPNGTTIHKTVSVGFAEYPTDAASFYKAIKFADVALYKAKEGGRNKVLCFEQSMWRDQEY
- a CDS encoding helix-hairpin-helix domain-containing protein translates to MPRIWLIKGIGPVMAKRIVKLFGEATLDVIEADIQKLIDVSGVGSKRVGMIGQAWEEQKGLKGPLKITSLVAKRDFKLRGYGFRKICF
- a CDS encoding diguanylate cyclase, with the translated sequence MSAYESKLETTDATICFTVSIGLVEEDLGRFEDLLKVADEKLYAAKTGGRNRLVR